From Candoia aspera isolate rCanAsp1 chromosome 8, rCanAsp1.hap2, whole genome shotgun sequence, a single genomic window includes:
- the TLX2 gene encoding T-cell leukemia homeobox protein 2 — translation QGVLSSHDVPHEPIRFGIDQILGCPPPQQSGGAEATGEPDLALQSRGYEADYGPSCSLGAYGLPGASAGNGGVIRVPAHRPIPSVSVHPPPAGASLAFPWMEHNRRLTKDRMAAALPPFSVARRVGHPYQNRTPPKRKKPRTSFSRAQICELEKRFHRQKYLASAERAALAKALKMTDGQVKTWFQNRRTKWRRQTAEEREAERQQASRLMLHLPPDAFPKSLGQPLQQDPLCLHNASLFALQNLQPWAENHEVTSVSGAAALV, via the exons CCCCACGAGCCCATTCGCTTCGGCATCGATCAGATTCTGGGCTGCCCGCCGCCGCAGCAGAGCGGCGGAGCGGAGGCAACCGGGGAACCCGACTTGGCCCTCCAAAGCCGCGGCTACGAGGCGGATTATGGTCCCTCGTGCTCCCTGGGGGCGTACGGCCTCCCGGGGGCCTCAGCTGGCAACGGCGGAGTGATCCGAGTGCCCGCGCACCGGCCGATTCCCTCCGTGTCCGTCCATCCTCCGCCGGCTGGAGCCAGCCTCGCGTTCCCTTGGATGGAGCACAACAGGCGGCTGACGAAGGACCGGATGGCAG CCGCGTTGCCGCCCTTCTCCGTGGCCAGGCGGGTCGGCCACCCCTACCAGAATCGCACTCCTCCCAAGCGCAAGAAGCCGCGCACGTCCTTCTCGCGGGCGCAGATCTGCGAACTGGAGAAGCGGTTCCATCGGCAAAAATACCTAGCGTCCGCAGAGCGAGCTGCGCTGGCCAAGGCGCTCAAGATGACCGACGGACAGGTCAAGACGTGGTTCCAGAACCGCCGCACAAAGTGGAG GCGACAGACGGCAGAGGAGCGCGAGGCCGAGCGCCAGCAGGCCAGTCGGTTGATGCTGCATCTCCCGCCGGATGCCTTCCCGAAGAGTCTGGGGCAGCCACTGCAGCAGGACCCCCTCTGCTTGCACAACGCCTCGCTCTTTGCCCTGCAGAACCTGCAGCCCTGGGCGGAGAACCACGAGGTCACCTCAGTTTCGGGGGCCGCCGCCCTAGTGTAA